The genomic DNA CATGGTTATATCAACTCAAGGGAAACACAGAGTGGTTTCAACATCGAATTCGCGCGTAGGGGTTACGTGGTACTCGCGATGGATATGGCGGGGCATGGCTATTCCGAACAAGTCAAAGGAGGCCTTGCGAATCCCGCTCGCGGTGCGGACGACGGTTTACTTTATCTTGCGAGCTTACCGTTCGTCGACAAGAACAACATCGCCGTTGAGGGACATTCAATGGGTGGATGGTCCACGTTGAGCGCCGCCGGTAAATATCCAGATCTTGTTAAAACGGTCATTTTGGTGGGATCTTCTTCCGAGACTTACGGTGCACCAAAAGTGATCGCTGAAACGAAGTTCAATTTTGCTGTGATTTTCAGTAAGTACGATGAATTCAGCAGGTTGATGTGGGGTGTAGAAAAAGCTAAAGATATCGTCAAAACGCAGAAACTCAAACTTGCCTTTGGTACACAGGAAGATGTGGTCCCTGGAAAGCTCTACGGTAGCTTCGAAAATGAATCGGCGAGGAAACTTTACATACCGAACTGTACGCATCCAGGTGATCATTTATCAACGGAAGCTATAGGTAATGCAATCGAATTCCTTCAAGATTCCATCAAGCCACCTAAATACATCGATCCGAAGAATCAAATCTGGCCATGGAAGGAATTCGGCACACTCCTAGCGTTGATCGGAGCCATCATGTTTTTACTCAGTTATGGCGCCTGTCTGTTGAACATGAATTACTTCTCTTCTCTCGTCTATAAGCCTGCTGTTTTCAGTTCAAAGAGCAAAGTACTGAGTACGATAACCTGGTTCGTTGGATTTTTCCTCGTTACTGCGATACCTGCATTCACGTTCTTCAAATTCCAGCAACCTGGTGGAAAGACGCCAACATCGAATGCCTTTTGGCCACAGGCTTTGACGATAGGTTTTGCCCGGTGGGCGACGTTCAACGCACTGATCGCCATAGCTCTGTTCATCGTCTGGCACTTCGTCTATCACAGAAGAATCGGCGGTAACTTGGTCACTTACGGTCTTGCTACGAACATTGAGAAACCAAAGTTCAGGTTGACCAATCTGTGGAAAGCTTTTGCTCTATCGGTCTGCGTGGTGTTCGCAACCCACATCGTTCTTTCCATAGTTTACTGGGCGTTCAAAGTGGATTTTCGCTGGTGGGTTATCGCGCTCAAACCGATGGACTTCGCTCGGTTC from Pseudothermotoga sp. includes the following:
- a CDS encoding alpha/beta fold hydrolase, whose translation is MRRGLLFLLVSLALIFVGSLIAHLVQTDFGRVQVKEVRIANKDGRILSALLFIPKGVSSEKPAPAVLTMHGYINSRETQSGFNIEFARRGYVVLAMDMAGHGYSEQVKGGLANPARGADDGLLYLASLPFVDKNNIAVEGHSMGGWSTLSAAGKYPDLVKTVILVGSSSETYGAPKVIAETKFNFAVIFSKYDEFSRLMWGVEKAKDIVKTQKLKLAFGTQEDVVPGKLYGSFENESARKLYIPNCTHPGDHLSTEAIGNAIEFLQDSIKPPKYIDPKNQIWPWKEFGTLLALIGAIMFLLSYGACLLNMNYFSSLVYKPAVFSSKSKVLSTITWFVGFFLVTAIPAFTFFKFQQPGGKTPTSNAFWPQALTIGFARWATFNALIAIALFIVWHFVYHRRIGGNLVTYGLATNIEKPKFRLTNLWKAFALSVCVVFATHIVLSIVYWAFKVDFRWWVIALKPMDFARFWIFIKFLPPFALFAFVNSLVLNGQLKAKEFKNEAVTTTVWMFSSALANCLGIAILVALQVGKLLTTETLYFPTQPLLGIVAYQFVFLTAVAGMISSFFYRRTGSIYVGAFVNALFVTWYIVAGQAIQFAG